The Triticum dicoccoides isolate Atlit2015 ecotype Zavitan chromosome 6A, WEW_v2.0, whole genome shotgun sequence genome has a window encoding:
- the LOC119316703 gene encoding MACPF domain-containing protein At1g14780-like isoform X2 yields the protein MSIGRYPRHRHRRPKMSELLNQKSSVQGKVPSGYFNALFDLMGAWLTDAKEIKYLAFDGYFISLFNLNLKASPLVLCDEVKKAVPSKWDPVALSWFIRTYGTHIIVEMAVGGQDVICVKQSHSSTISSAELKLHLEDLGDFLFSDGKNLSPIHRKTKDGKSKVPDVFVRIVQQPNNLHLSSYSESSTKDGLTITCSKRGGDVHIPSHSKWLPTVPKNPDAIMFKFVPITSLLTGIPGSGYLSHAINLYLRYKPDLDDLQHFLEFQVPLQWAPVFNVLVLGPQKRKGSYPSLQFRFLGPKLRVNTSQVSSAQKPVVGLRLYLEGRKCNQLAIHVQHLSSVPSMLGDSMASSMSEWRESEDTDPGYIEAIQWNSYSCISTSVVKYNPEWSKRVSGGVFIVTGAQLFTKGTWARKVLHLRLLYTHIPKCTIHKSEWTRAPAASQKGSFFTTISTTLSSPFMHRNAQPAQKHEPAQLNSGVYPDGPPVPLQSRKLLKFVDMSEVVKGAHDVPGHWLVTAAKLVKEAGKIGLHVKFALLNYDDTEQPHGSIMSYHCK from the exons ATGTCGGAATTACTTAATCAGAAATCCTCAGTCCAAGGGAAAGTTCCTTCAGGCTATTTCAATGCACTTTTTGATTTAATGGGAGCTTGGTTGACAGATGCCAAAGAGATTAAGTATCTTGCTTTTGACGGCTATTTCATTTCGTTGTTCAACTTGAACCTAAAAGCTTCTCCGTTGGTTCTTTGCGATGAAGTCAAAAAGGCTGTTCCATCCAAGTGGGATCCTGTAGCATTATCTTG GTTTATCAGAACTTATGGGACACACATAATTGTTGAAATGGCAGTTGGAGGTCAGGATGTCATATGTGTTAAACAAAGTCATTCTTCAACTATTTCATCTGCTGAACTAAAGTTACATCTGGAAGATCTTGGCGATTTTCTATTCTCCGATGGGAAAAACCTCTCCCCCATACATCGTAAGACCAAGGATGGCAAGAGCAAG GTGCCTGATGTTTTTGTCAGGATAGTGCAGCAGCCTAATAACCTACATCTTTCCAGTTACTCAGAATCATCAACCAAAGAT GGCCTGACAATTACATGTTCGAAAAGGGGTGGAGATGTACATATACCCAGTCACTCCAAGTGGTTACCAACAGTTCCGAAGAATCCTGACGCTATAATGTTCAAATTTGTTCCCATTACCTCTCTTCTTACTGGCATTCCTGGTAGTGGTTACCTCAGCCATGCCATCAATTTATATCTTCGCT ATAAACCCGATCTTGACGACTTACAACATTTCTTGGAGTTTCAAGTGCCTTTGCAATGGGCACCTGTGTTCAATGTGCTTGTCCTTGGGCCCCAGAAGAGAAAAGGCTCTTACCCTTCCTTGCAGTTCAGATTCCTTGGCCCCAAACTTCGAGTTAACACTTCTCAG GTATCTAGCGCCCAGAAACCTGTAGTCGGTCTTCGGTTATATCTTGAGGGTAGGAAGTGCAATCAGTTGGCCATCCATGTCCAGCACCTCTCTAGTGTCCCAAGCATGCTTGGAGACTCGATGGCATCTTCGATGTCTGAGTGGCGTGAGTCGGAAGATACAGACCCAGGGTACATTGAGGCTATCCAGTGGAATAGTTACTCATGCATTTCTACATCTGTTGTGAAGTACAACCCCGAGTGGAGTAAGAGAGTTTCTGGTGGAGTTTTCATCGTCACTGGTGCCCAGCTCTTCACAAAGGGAACCTGGGCAAGGAAGGTGCTCCATCTGCGGCTCCTCTACACACATATCCCAAAGTGCACCATACATAAATCTGAGTGGACCCGAGCACCAGCAGCATCTCAAAAGGGAAGCTTTTTTACAACAATAAGCACAACTCTAAGCTCTCCTTTCATGCATCGCAACGCACAGCCTGCCCAGAAGCATGAGCCGGCGCAGCTGAACTCAGGTGTTTACCCTGATGGTCCACCTGTTCCGCTTCAGTCGAGGAAGCTCCTGAAGTTTGTTGACATGTCGGAGGTGGTGAAGGGGGCACATGATGTCCCTGGGCATTGGCTAGTGACAGCTGCGAAGCTTGTGAAGGAAGCTGGCAAAATTGGATTGCATGTGAAATTTGCCCTGCTCAACTATGATGATACAGAACAACCGCATGGAAGTATCATGAGCTACCACTGTAAATAG